The Vibrio ishigakensis genome has a window encoding:
- a CDS encoding VOC family protein: MPSSIGSVALLVKDYEQALNFYIEKLDFVVVEDLESEMGRWLLIAPNKSARTRVQLLKASEQDEAVVGRQAGSSVLMIFETEDFWSDYEKFKQRNVVFLEEPRVEPYGTVVIFEDLYGNKFDLIQPTKP; the protein is encoded by the coding sequence ATGCCTTCAAGTATTGGCAGTGTTGCTTTATTAGTCAAAGATTATGAGCAAGCACTTAATTTTTATATAGAAAAACTGGATTTTGTGGTGGTAGAAGACCTTGAGTCCGAAATGGGACGTTGGCTTCTAATTGCACCTAATAAATCTGCTCGAACTCGCGTTCAATTGCTGAAAGCTTCAGAGCAAGATGAAGCGGTTGTAGGCAGACAAGCGGGCAGTTCGGTCTTGATGATCTTTGAGACAGAAGACTTTTGGAGTGACTATGAGAAGTTCAAACAACGAAATGTCGTGTTCTTGGAGGAGCCACGCGTTGAGCCCTATGGCACTGTAGTTATCTTTGAAGATTTATATGGCAACAAGTTTGATTTGATTCAGCCAACTAAGCCTTAA
- a CDS encoding peptidase domain-containing ABC transporter — protein MNTSYIKSIQDILKVLDVDAGIQNFTNEWLASNPVVESGDLFELLDRLMIPYEVHPASKKLAKIEHQIAVRLTDDKAVSCKYGLDHYFEYDQEQFVPAGIPDEKYTDVVILVLDRPKEKHEIDWFENRLKDYKGIVPRLLGISLLANLFALSIPFITMSVYDHVIGGDARGEVIGIAIGAILLFSMMLCLKVLRSQLLTTVANRISREITQVLLRKVISVPLANSRQASASSFLNRLTTAESIKGMVQGPLGGALFDLPFVVIFIVAIGVLGGWLVIVPIIALLLYFVLALRHYKKQALLNNQVTVSGTTRYSLVYELNSKLDYLRSSQILPRWSNRFAKANTLTSKNSFSQLTHQAKYTSIYYAIGLLSTLAIIGLGIELIFAQELSAGGLIATMMLISRVTSPAQMLSNSYSRIGQYKQAKLQINQTMTQRAEGEFSYQHHKLSEEAPSVELEQVTLRFPNQLKPALSGVSFSAEAGQVIAITGPMGSGKTTLLEVLAGLTELQNGVIKYNGHNLTQYDPQLLRQWLGFYGDQPQIIPLTVREFIADNRDVEDHTIIEALFGVGGEHWFNSLEQGLDTQLNDLESLSHPLSSFEANVLLRAKLFCHRYPLVILDNPVVSNREKQIFLNWIEKTRGDSTIIFTSHDADIIKVADQIVVLDQGNVSYAGPIPEAETVEVEA, from the coding sequence GTGAACACAAGTTATATAAAGAGCATTCAAGACATCCTCAAAGTATTGGATGTGGATGCCGGTATTCAGAACTTCACCAACGAATGGCTGGCTTCCAATCCAGTCGTTGAAAGTGGCGACCTGTTTGAACTTCTGGATCGCTTGATGATCCCATATGAGGTTCATCCAGCTTCTAAGAAACTGGCCAAGATAGAACATCAGATAGCGGTGCGCCTTACCGATGACAAAGCGGTTAGCTGTAAATACGGCTTAGACCACTACTTTGAATATGATCAAGAGCAGTTTGTGCCTGCTGGTATACCTGACGAAAAATATACCGATGTGGTGATCTTGGTATTAGACAGACCAAAAGAAAAGCATGAAATTGATTGGTTTGAGAATCGCTTAAAGGACTACAAAGGCATAGTGCCTCGCTTGTTGGGTATTAGCTTGCTGGCTAACTTGTTCGCCCTATCGATTCCTTTTATAACCATGTCGGTTTATGACCACGTTATTGGGGGCGATGCCCGCGGTGAAGTCATTGGTATCGCTATCGGCGCGATCTTGCTGTTCTCCATGATGCTATGCCTCAAGGTACTTCGTAGCCAACTTCTCACTACGGTAGCCAATCGTATCAGTCGTGAAATCACTCAGGTACTGCTGCGTAAGGTTATCTCGGTGCCTTTGGCGAACAGTAGACAAGCAAGCGCTTCGTCGTTTCTAAACCGTTTAACCACGGCCGAATCGATAAAGGGCATGGTACAAGGCCCGTTAGGTGGCGCCCTATTTGACCTGCCGTTTGTAGTTATCTTTATTGTCGCTATCGGAGTTTTAGGTGGATGGTTGGTAATAGTGCCAATTATTGCACTGCTGCTTTATTTTGTATTAGCTCTGCGCCACTACAAGAAGCAAGCACTGTTGAACAATCAGGTTACTGTGTCCGGCACGACTCGCTATTCACTGGTATATGAGCTAAACAGCAAGCTGGATTATCTTCGTTCAAGCCAAATATTGCCTCGCTGGAGCAATCGCTTCGCTAAAGCGAATACCTTGACCTCGAAGAACAGCTTTAGCCAACTGACACATCAGGCGAAATACACCTCGATCTATTATGCCATTGGGCTTTTGAGCACACTGGCTATTATTGGTCTTGGTATCGAGCTTATCTTCGCTCAAGAGCTTTCTGCCGGTGGGCTAATTGCAACCATGATGCTGATATCACGCGTGACTAGTCCTGCCCAGATGCTATCTAACAGTTATTCGAGGATTGGTCAGTACAAGCAAGCCAAACTGCAGATAAACCAAACTATGACGCAAAGGGCTGAGGGTGAGTTTTCCTATCAGCACCATAAGCTTTCTGAAGAAGCACCTTCGGTAGAGCTTGAGCAAGTTACGCTACGCTTTCCGAACCAATTAAAACCTGCACTCTCTGGTGTGAGCTTTTCTGCAGAGGCAGGACAGGTTATTGCGATTACAGGCCCTATGGGTTCGGGTAAAACCACACTGCTTGAGGTATTGGCTGGCCTCACTGAATTGCAAAATGGCGTCATCAAATACAATGGTCACAACCTAACCCAGTATGACCCGCAACTGCTGCGACAGTGGCTAGGCTTCTATGGCGATCAGCCGCAGATTATTCCTCTAACGGTGCGTGAATTCATCGCTGACAACCGTGACGTAGAAGACCACACTATTATTGAAGCGCTGTTTGGTGTGGGAGGTGAGCATTGGTTTAACTCTCTAGAGCAAGGCTTAGATACCCAGCTTAATGATTTGGAATCCTTGTCTCATCCACTGTCTAGCTTTGAGGCAAATGTACTGCTTAGAGCGAAACTATTTTGTCATCGCTATCCTTTAGTCATTTTGGATAACCCAGTCGTATCCAATCGCGAGAAGCAGATTTTCCTTAACTGGATAGAGAAAACCCGAGGAGATAGCACCATTATATTTACCTCGCACGACGCTGATATCATCAAAGTAGCAGATCAGATTGTGGTCCTTGACCAAGGTAATGTGAGCTACGCTGGACCTATACCAGAGGCAGAAACAGTGGAGGTTGAAGCCTAA
- a CDS encoding putative periplasmic lipoprotein, which yields MKKLVVFLPLLLAACSSSVHMSQVSQNPSVQVTNPQTVEVETEQTVVMGFAFDTDYVDQAYAHVLEQCPTGASMVNVEYVTDHGFLHWTNKIRVKALCEK from the coding sequence ATGAAGAAGCTAGTCGTTTTCTTACCCCTATTACTTGCTGCTTGTAGCAGTAGCGTACACATGTCGCAAGTAAGCCAAAACCCAAGTGTGCAAGTCACGAACCCACAAACCGTGGAAGTAGAGACAGAGCAGACTGTGGTTATGGGCTTTGCCTTTGATACTGATTATGTTGATCAAGCCTACGCACATGTCCTTGAACAATGTCCAACAGGTGCCTCTATGGTCAATGTGGAATATGTAACCGACCACGGTTTTCTGCATTGGACGAACAAGATTCGAGTTAAGGCACTCTGCGAAAAGTAA
- a CDS encoding nucleoside triphosphate pyrophosphohydrolase family protein, translated as MKPEFYSSYTALSETLWNKLYADITEFRQLFNLPIETGIENEALCHLHSNLMIEELAELARADSKEDQADAITDIVYVAVGRAVHAGHKELAETTIARQVDVLLNVANTLEIPFEQCWDAVHQSNMSKAALDETQAKETVDVYAAKGISADYKLKNDKYIVFCDQDSKSNEGIVIKQGKILKNKYYQAVDLSFVGE; from the coding sequence ATGAAGCCAGAATTCTACTCATCTTATACCGCACTTTCAGAGACCCTTTGGAACAAGCTTTACGCTGATATCACCGAGTTCCGTCAACTGTTTAATCTGCCGATCGAGACAGGCATTGAAAACGAAGCTCTATGCCACCTTCACTCAAACCTAATGATTGAAGAGCTAGCTGAGCTTGCGCGTGCTGATTCAAAAGAAGACCAAGCGGATGCAATTACCGATATTGTTTATGTTGCCGTAGGTCGCGCAGTACACGCGGGCCATAAGGAGCTAGCAGAAACAACTATCGCGCGTCAGGTAGATGTGCTTCTGAATGTTGCGAATACCCTAGAAATCCCATTTGAGCAATGTTGGGATGCAGTACACCAAAGCAATATGAGTAAGGCGGCGCTAGATGAAACACAGGCGAAAGAGACGGTTGATGTCTATGCGGCTAAAGGCATTAGTGCTGACTACAAGCTTAAGAACGATAAGTACATTGTGTTCTGCGATCAGGACTCTAAGAGTAATGAAGGGATTGTGATCAAGCAGGGTAAGATACTTAAGAATAAGTATTATCAGGCGGTGGATTTGAGTTTTGTGGGGGAGTGA
- a CDS encoding VirK/YbjX family protein, translating to MYSSELNSAVSTQELAKLSYPSQNNVKGIWLKSRFFVLSKVYRATFSRIATLTGNSLFRHAVEQKPRLLEKALKPYLYVDIPPAERMRHIEQHFTFLNQTFGHNLESAFENGLTLFELTDSQENDYKIILFDGEMREGSLGIRLINSLGQTIYSITFNLTTTPEKTIHIGALKGPSDKVEDRNQVIKTLTRSFHGLRPKALMVELALFFARALGYDKAVGVSNKGHIYQALRYKGSKNKAVTFNYDELWDEYGATAIDKYRFEIPTLPERKDPSTLAKRNKRRLYTKRYAWLDEMEVSLKTRLEELKVGTSEF from the coding sequence ATGTATTCTAGCGAACTGAACAGCGCAGTTTCTACACAAGAACTAGCTAAGCTTTCCTATCCATCGCAAAACAATGTTAAAGGCATCTGGCTAAAGTCGCGCTTCTTCGTACTCAGCAAGGTGTATCGCGCAACGTTCTCTCGTATCGCTACTCTGACCGGCAACTCACTGTTTCGACATGCTGTTGAACAAAAGCCTCGTCTTTTAGAAAAAGCACTCAAGCCATACCTGTATGTGGATATTCCACCAGCAGAGCGCATGCGTCATATCGAGCAGCACTTTACCTTTCTTAACCAGACCTTTGGCCATAACCTTGAATCTGCTTTTGAGAATGGATTAACCCTATTCGAACTGACTGATTCTCAAGAAAATGACTACAAGATCATCCTGTTTGACGGTGAGATGCGTGAGGGATCGCTGGGTATTCGCCTGATCAACAGCCTTGGGCAGACCATCTATTCGATTACCTTTAATCTAACCACTACGCCTGAGAAAACCATCCATATTGGTGCACTGAAAGGCCCAAGTGATAAGGTTGAAGACCGTAATCAGGTAATCAAAACCCTGACCCGCTCATTCCACGGCCTGCGTCCAAAAGCATTAATGGTTGAGTTAGCCCTATTCTTTGCAAGAGCGCTTGGCTATGACAAAGCGGTTGGTGTTTCGAATAAGGGGCACATCTATCAGGCGCTTCGTTATAAAGGTTCGAAGAACAAGGCTGTAACTTTCAACTACGATGAGCTTTGGGATGAGTATGGCGCGACTGCGATTGATAAGTATCGCTTTGAGATCCCTACCCTACCTGAGCGTAAAGACCCGTCGACACTGGCAAAGCGTAATAAGCGCCGTTTATATACGAAGCGCTATGCTTGGTTGGATGAGATGGAAGTTAGTTTGAAGACTCGATTGGAGGAGCTAAAGGTTGGGACTAGTGAGTTTTAG
- a CDS encoding ABC transporter transmembrane domain-containing protein, with product MAANLTAHTSKSKTVARVLPSSLLINLMSLAIPLVILQIYDRILPNQSYGTAFLLVFGATLAILLDAFLRYVRTWMLGAAAVNTEHKTYQTIIERLSSATPAQIKGLKPGTLQESLKGVALIKDFYSGGFISGLIDVPFAIIFLLLISYVGGALVIIPVVVWAITFAFVWLFTKKSSEHALFAANSEQERMNFLILVFGFLNNVKSQASESKLYRYFKKLNQKRYLATSESERNIAMAQELIQIAAMGTSVAMVLIGSLSVLDGTLTTGGLAACSILAGRAVAPLSALLGLRLKYSSFMVANHSLTELMDGLTEADQKKPDNQEFQSLALSDITFNRFDRSFHFDLNLKQGELVDICHLDTDVASHAVTLAAGLEVSEKGTSTWGKEPIETSSKWWRENIGFVSTRPSIVSGNLLDNLCAFNNERIEEANLLTNALGLNKIISELADGVQTKVGFNLGTKLSRGTIKLVSIIGQLSQPTPVVILDRPERDLDLESINRLKSVLEFYISKGRSFVLNSEHPLLLELSKQSFEITEDAQ from the coding sequence ATGGCTGCAAATCTCACTGCACACACATCAAAATCCAAGACGGTCGCGAGGGTATTGCCTTCATCACTGCTCATCAACCTGATGTCACTTGCGATCCCCTTGGTCATCCTACAGATCTACGATCGTATCCTTCCCAACCAAAGCTATGGCACGGCTTTTCTGTTGGTGTTTGGTGCGACCTTAGCCATCTTGTTGGATGCATTTCTTCGTTATGTACGGACTTGGATGCTAGGCGCTGCTGCGGTTAATACCGAACACAAAACCTATCAGACCATCATCGAGCGCTTAAGTAGTGCAACCCCTGCTCAGATTAAGGGACTGAAGCCTGGGACATTGCAAGAGAGTCTAAAAGGCGTAGCCCTTATCAAAGACTTCTATTCAGGCGGTTTTATCAGTGGCTTGATTGATGTGCCTTTTGCCATCATCTTCCTGCTGCTGATCAGCTACGTAGGTGGTGCACTGGTTATCATCCCAGTCGTGGTTTGGGCCATAACCTTCGCTTTCGTATGGTTGTTCACTAAAAAATCTAGCGAACATGCGCTATTTGCAGCGAACTCCGAACAAGAACGAATGAACTTTCTTATCTTGGTATTTGGCTTCTTAAATAACGTTAAGAGCCAAGCGTCTGAATCTAAGCTGTATCGCTATTTCAAAAAGCTTAATCAAAAACGCTATCTAGCAACCTCTGAATCCGAGCGAAACATCGCTATGGCTCAGGAGCTGATCCAGATTGCAGCCATGGGCACCTCAGTTGCCATGGTATTGATTGGTAGCTTGAGTGTTTTAGACGGCACACTAACCACAGGTGGTCTTGCTGCTTGTTCTATCCTTGCAGGTCGCGCGGTTGCACCGCTGAGTGCCCTGCTTGGACTTCGCCTTAAATACAGCTCTTTCATGGTAGCTAACCACTCGCTAACTGAGCTAATGGATGGTCTTACTGAGGCAGACCAGAAAAAACCAGATAACCAAGAGTTTCAATCTTTAGCACTATCAGATATTACCTTTAACCGCTTCGATCGTAGCTTCCATTTCGACCTGAACCTGAAACAAGGCGAACTGGTCGATATCTGTCATCTAGATACCGATGTTGCAAGCCATGCAGTTACTCTAGCCGCCGGATTAGAAGTCTCTGAAAAAGGAACGAGTACTTGGGGAAAAGAACCTATAGAGACGTCATCAAAATGGTGGCGTGAGAATATTGGTTTTGTGTCAACACGCCCGAGCATAGTCTCTGGTAACCTGTTAGATAACCTTTGCGCGTTTAATAATGAGCGCATCGAAGAGGCTAATCTACTAACCAATGCCCTTGGTCTAAATAAGATCATCTCAGAGCTGGCTGATGGTGTTCAAACTAAGGTTGGCTTTAACCTTGGCACTAAGCTTAGCCGAGGTACCATAAAGCTGGTGTCTATCATTGGACAACTGTCCCAACCTACCCCTGTGGTCATCCTTGATCGTCCTGAGCGAGATCTCGATCTAGAATCAATAAATCGCCTCAAGTCTGTACTTGAGTTTTATATCTCAAAAGGACGTAGCTTTGTATTAAACAGTGAGCATCCACTGCTATTGGAACTGTCAAAACAAAGCTTTGAAATCACGGAGGATGCACAGTGA
- a CDS encoding HlyD family type I secretion periplasmic adaptor subunit, with protein MEHENAEVIESQITRRLLSLSTYIIGACVVFFVAWTVLTQVDEIAKAKGSVIPEGERQVLQSELGGKLKQVYVKRGQLVEVGDPIVEFDSTYQTTALDELESQQASLILGIERMSALIEERDPDFTQYAVSYPNVVAEQQAQLAATKALWSRKKAVLEKESERIAEELKGVNREIPAERRQLNSSREELKILEQGQAKGNISKVRVLEMKQKIGSIETELEQAKGKKAVLLKQAESNQTKIDQLHAENILEIRKEKSKAVSDLSALNARVRSGQAKVTGTILLAPVKGLIQSLPTTHNGSVIQPGGTVAEIVPVEGRAAFKAKLSPRDIGFVSVGQAARVKVDAFDYSRFGALKGTVTEISPTTSQTERGEIYYDVVIEVDKGYFRDDPERFAILPGMTGEVDITTGEKTVFQYLWKPIYTNVSRAFGER; from the coding sequence ATGGAACACGAAAACGCAGAGGTAATCGAGTCGCAGATTACCCGAAGATTACTGTCACTGAGCACCTATATCATAGGTGCCTGCGTGGTTTTCTTCGTCGCTTGGACGGTACTAACTCAAGTAGATGAGATAGCCAAGGCCAAAGGCTCAGTCATCCCTGAAGGAGAAAGACAGGTACTTCAGTCCGAACTTGGCGGGAAACTAAAACAGGTATATGTGAAGCGCGGACAATTGGTAGAGGTTGGCGACCCTATTGTTGAGTTTGATTCCACCTACCAGACCACAGCGCTAGATGAGCTCGAATCCCAGCAGGCCAGTCTTATCCTTGGTATTGAACGCATGTCTGCACTTATCGAAGAGCGCGATCCAGACTTTACACAGTATGCTGTCTCTTATCCTAATGTAGTTGCTGAGCAACAGGCGCAACTGGCTGCAACCAAGGCTCTGTGGTCCCGTAAAAAAGCCGTACTTGAGAAAGAAAGTGAACGTATTGCAGAAGAGCTCAAAGGTGTAAACCGAGAGATACCTGCTGAGCGCCGTCAGTTAAACTCCTCTCGAGAAGAGTTAAAGATCCTCGAACAAGGTCAAGCCAAAGGTAACATTTCCAAGGTTCGAGTATTAGAGATGAAGCAAAAGATTGGCTCTATTGAGACTGAACTGGAGCAAGCCAAAGGCAAAAAAGCGGTTCTTCTGAAGCAAGCTGAATCCAATCAAACCAAGATTGACCAACTGCATGCTGAGAACATCTTAGAGATACGAAAAGAGAAGTCAAAAGCGGTGTCTGACCTATCTGCGCTCAATGCGAGAGTTCGCTCTGGTCAGGCTAAGGTAACTGGCACCATACTTCTTGCTCCGGTCAAAGGTCTTATCCAAAGCTTGCCAACGACCCACAATGGCTCAGTGATCCAGCCGGGTGGCACGGTTGCAGAGATAGTTCCCGTTGAGGGTCGTGCTGCGTTTAAAGCTAAGTTGTCACCAAGGGATATTGGTTTTGTATCTGTAGGTCAGGCTGCAAGAGTGAAAGTAGATGCTTTTGACTACAGCCGTTTTGGTGCCCTTAAAGGTACGGTCACCGAGATATCTCCGACCACTAGCCAAACTGAGCGCGGCGAGATCTATTACGATGTTGTTATCGAGGTAGACAAAGGGTACTTCCGAGATGACCCAGAGCGATTTGCGATTCTGCCCGGTATGACTGGCGAGGTGGACATCACTACAGGTGAAAAAACCGTTTTCCAATATCTATGGAAACCCATCTACACCAATGTCAGCCGAGCATTCGGCGAGAGATAA